The Aminithiophilus ramosus genome contains a region encoding:
- a CDS encoding GNAT family N-acetyltransferase, whose product MDRAFQPDGYLFYDSKLALAPSELIDLYRFTHWGKSRSLEQIDRMIRGSSLCFSVRHDDRLVAFCRLLTDFVFRGSLWDILVHPDHQGRGLGTALLRYALDHPAVRPIPLIVTYTSDLGPFLRRLGFSSEEGNMQLLRVPIEYS is encoded by the coding sequence TTGGATAGGGCCTTTCAGCCGGACGGCTACCTCTTCTACGACAGCAAGCTTGCCCTCGCCCCGTCCGAGCTCATCGACCTCTACCGTTTCACCCACTGGGGCAAAAGCCGCTCGCTGGAGCAGATCGACAGGATGATCCGGGGCAGCAGCCTCTGCTTCTCCGTGCGCCACGACGACCGCCTCGTCGCCTTCTGCCGCCTTTTGACCGACTTCGTCTTCAGAGGCTCCCTCTGGGACATCCTCGTCCACCCCGATCACCAGGGCAGGGGCCTCGGCACAGCGCTCCTGCGCTATGCCCTCGATCATCCTGCCGTCAGACCCATTCCTCTCATCGTCACCTACACCAGCGACCTCGGTCCCTTTCTGCGGCGGCTGGGTTTCTCCTCCGAAGAGGGCAACATGCAGCTCTTGAGGGTCCCCATCGAATACTCTTAG
- a CDS encoding alcohol dehydrogenase encodes MLIVACQLCGEMKILAGTPDRDGVARTTWICPRCGTGQIVQLPVKSDARGDLKKILQGLSLGVAEGYVRAGDVG; translated from the coding sequence ATGCTCATCGTCGCCTGCCAACTCTGCGGCGAAATGAAGATTCTCGCCGGCACGCCCGATAGGGACGGCGTCGCCCGCACCACCTGGATATGCCCCCGCTGCGGCACGGGCCAGATCGTCCAGCTTCCCGTGAAAAGTGACGCCCGGGGAGACCTGAAGAAAATCCTTCAGGGCCTATCCCTCGGCGTTGCCGAGGGATACGTAAGGGCCGGAGACGTTGGATAG
- a CDS encoding DUF3084 domain-containing protein, whose product MILTLGEMNWQLILSVLLVSSIVAYAGDRLGMRIGKKRISLFGLRPRDTSSIITAVTGLLIALGILAVLSVASDSVRTALFSMKYVQRQITELTGQLQESREEFVDMEQQLFESQSSLLTKQQELFDIEKRLEAAQSDLSDVRARLEQAESEKKRLEGETQTLKKNRKELESVVSGLKAEADGLREGLDEVREGHIVVFAGELLSQVPVPAGSRRHEVEVLIAEARNRARHFVALRFGGDVEDVRFNLSSSAESYLVETLTGSPHRLVLRFLAASNALRGETVSLDPRTYVSARVYGAGQILIEKIMPAGQNRQQVEESLYALLRQVNALAVSDGLLPDPLHKTVGNLTATEFFEAVESLSDRTSEARVVVVVDEETYSEGPVRVRLHVEDIP is encoded by the coding sequence ATGATCCTGACTTTGGGAGAGATGAACTGGCAGCTCATCCTCTCCGTGCTTCTCGTCAGCTCCATCGTCGCCTACGCGGGAGATCGTCTCGGCATGCGCATCGGAAAGAAGCGCATCTCCCTTTTCGGCCTCAGGCCGCGCGATACCTCGTCCATCATCACGGCCGTCACAGGCCTTCTCATCGCCCTGGGAATCCTCGCGGTCCTCTCCGTCGCCTCCGACAGCGTCCGTACGGCCCTCTTCAGCATGAAATACGTCCAGCGCCAGATCACGGAACTCACGGGCCAGCTTCAGGAGAGCCGCGAAGAATTCGTCGACATGGAGCAGCAGCTTTTCGAAAGCCAGAGTTCTCTTCTGACAAAACAGCAGGAGCTCTTCGATATCGAAAAACGTCTCGAAGCCGCTCAGAGCGACCTTTCCGACGTGCGGGCCCGGCTGGAACAGGCCGAGTCGGAGAAGAAACGGCTCGAGGGGGAGACGCAGACCCTCAAGAAAAACAGGAAGGAACTCGAATCGGTCGTCTCCGGCCTCAAGGCCGAGGCAGACGGTCTTCGAGAGGGGCTCGACGAGGTCCGCGAGGGACATATCGTCGTCTTCGCCGGCGAGCTTCTCTCTCAGGTTCCCGTCCCCGCCGGAAGCCGTCGCCACGAGGTGGAGGTCCTCATCGCCGAGGCCCGCAACCGGGCCCGTCACTTCGTGGCCCTCCGCTTCGGGGGAGACGTCGAGGACGTCCGCTTCAACCTCAGCTCTTCGGCCGAGAGCTACCTCGTCGAAACCCTCACGGGATCGCCTCATCGCCTGGTCCTGCGCTTTCTCGCCGCCTCCAACGCCCTCCGGGGCGAGACGGTCTCCCTCGATCCCCGGACCTACGTCAGTGCCCGCGTCTACGGGGCCGGTCAGATCCTTATAGAAAAGATCATGCCGGCCGGACAGAATCGCCAGCAGGTGGAGGAGTCCCTTTACGCCCTTCTGCGCCAGGTCAACGCCCTGGCCGTGTCGGACGGACTCCTTCCCGATCCGCTCCACAAAACCGTCGGCAATCTGACGGCCACCGAGTTTTTCGAGGCCGTCGAATCCCTCTCCGATCGAACCTCGGAAGCCCGCGTCGTCGTCGTCGTCGATGAGGAGACCTACAGCGAAGGCCCCGTACGGGTCCGACTTCACGTCGAAGATATCCCCTGA